In Kordia antarctica, the following proteins share a genomic window:
- the purL gene encoding phosphoribosylformylglycinamidine synthase codes for MIHFFGNVDSKIFAVQTTKELSTENVAKLNWLFGNTSKIEQASLDAFFVGPRAAMITPWSTNAVEITQNMGVSDIIRMEEFKAVAEDFTEFDPMISQKFNGLHQDTFTIDVEPEAILDIEDISAYNEQEGLALNIEEVEYLEQLAEKLGRKLTDSEVFGFSQVNSEHCRHKIFNGTFVIDGEEKPTSLFKLIKETSKQHPNDIVSAYKDNVAFIKGPKVEQFAPKTADKPDFYQTQEFESVISIKAETHNFPTTVEPFNGAATGAGGEIRDRLAGGQGSLPLAGTAVYMTSYSRLEDSIESTQKNTRYWEEKFKPRKWLYQTPMDILIKASNGASDFGNKFGQPLICGSVLTFEHEENNASSTAKARKLGYDKVIMQAGGIGYGKASQAIKDIPKVGDKIVILGGENYRIGMGGAAVSSADTGAFSTGIELNAVQRSNPEMQKRAANAIRGMVESDENYIVSIHDHGAGGHLNCLSELVEETGGKIDLDKLPVGDPTLSAKEIIGNESQERMGLIIAEEHLETLSKIAERERSPMYTVGDVTGDDRFTFESKTKGDKPMDLALSDIFGSSPKTIMNDVTIERKYKNPRYKTKNLKIYLNQVLQLEAVACKDWLTNKVDRCVGGKVAKQQCVGALQIPLNNVGVMSLDYNGKEGIATSIGHSPISGLINPVAGSRNSITEALTNIIWAPLKDNLQSVSLSANWMWPCKNEGEDARLYEAVKAISEFAIDLGINVPTGKDSLSMKQKYTDDEVISPGTVIISAAGNCTEITKVVEPVLQQNGGNIYYINVSQDDFKLGGSSFNQTLNAIGNEAPNVQNAVFVKTVFNTIQDLIKEDKIVAGHDVASGGLITTLLELCFAEVDLGADLDLSSLAEEDSIKLLFSENAGIVFQANESVEETLKANKIQFFNIGTVTNTATVNIKNNEDSFTFDVAETRDVWYKTSFLLDQKQTANNLAQARYDNYKNQPLTYTFPSHFTGKLQDVIANAVKQSAANEKITSSQTPRNDGELRPKAAIIREKGSNSEREMANAMYLAGFDVKDVHMTDLISGRETLEDIQFIGAVGGFSNSDVLGSAKGWAGAFLYNEKANTALKNFFKREDTLSVGICNGCQLFMELELMNPEHETHGKLTYNDSQKHESAFTSVKIQENNSVMLSSLAGTTLGVWISHGEGKFDLPLSEKEYSIVAKYGYESYPSNPNGSDFNTAIMCDATGRHLVTMPHIERSTFQWNWANYPQGRKDEVSPWLEAFVNARLWIEAKNK; via the coding sequence ATGATTCATTTCTTTGGAAACGTAGACAGCAAAATATTCGCTGTACAGACAACAAAAGAATTATCAACAGAAAACGTTGCAAAGCTAAACTGGCTTTTTGGCAATACCTCTAAAATAGAACAAGCATCTTTAGATGCTTTTTTTGTTGGTCCAAGAGCCGCAATGATTACACCTTGGAGTACGAATGCCGTAGAAATCACTCAAAATATGGGCGTTTCTGACATTATCCGAATGGAGGAATTTAAAGCTGTCGCTGAAGATTTTACAGAGTTCGATCCAATGATTTCTCAGAAATTCAACGGTTTACACCAAGATACATTTACAATTGATGTTGAACCAGAAGCAATCTTAGACATTGAAGATATTTCAGCGTACAACGAACAAGAAGGTTTGGCATTAAACATAGAAGAAGTTGAATACTTAGAACAATTAGCCGAGAAATTAGGTCGAAAGTTGACTGATTCTGAAGTATTTGGATTCTCGCAAGTAAACTCAGAACATTGCCGACACAAAATATTCAACGGAACATTTGTCATTGATGGCGAAGAAAAACCAACCTCACTATTCAAACTTATCAAAGAAACATCGAAGCAACATCCAAACGATATTGTTTCTGCCTATAAAGACAATGTTGCGTTTATAAAAGGTCCAAAAGTGGAACAGTTTGCACCAAAAACAGCAGACAAACCAGACTTTTATCAAACGCAAGAATTTGAATCTGTAATTTCAATCAAAGCAGAAACGCACAATTTTCCAACAACAGTTGAACCTTTTAACGGAGCCGCAACTGGTGCTGGTGGAGAAATCAGAGACAGACTTGCTGGCGGACAAGGTTCATTGCCATTAGCAGGAACGGCAGTTTATATGACTTCGTATTCTCGCTTAGAAGATTCAATCGAGTCCACTCAGAAAAATACTAGGTATTGGGAAGAAAAGTTTAAACCCCGAAAATGGCTCTATCAAACACCAATGGACATTTTAATCAAAGCTTCGAATGGTGCTTCTGATTTTGGAAATAAATTTGGACAACCATTAATTTGTGGTTCTGTATTAACATTTGAACATGAAGAAAATAATGCTTCAAGTACAGCGAAAGCTAGAAAACTTGGGTATGATAAAGTAATTATGCAAGCTGGTGGAATTGGCTACGGAAAAGCATCTCAAGCCATCAAAGACATTCCAAAAGTAGGCGATAAAATTGTAATTCTTGGTGGCGAAAACTACCGAATTGGAATGGGCGGCGCGGCAGTTTCTTCCGCAGATACAGGCGCTTTCTCCACAGGAATTGAATTGAATGCAGTACAACGTTCCAATCCTGAAATGCAAAAACGTGCTGCAAATGCGATTCGTGGAATGGTGGAAAGTGATGAGAATTACATCGTTTCCATTCACGATCATGGTGCTGGCGGACACTTAAATTGTTTATCTGAATTGGTTGAAGAAACTGGCGGGAAAATTGATTTGGACAAATTGCCTGTGGGCGATCCGACACTTTCTGCCAAAGAAATCATCGGAAACGAATCGCAAGAACGTATGGGACTTATCATTGCTGAAGAACATTTAGAAACATTGAGTAAAATTGCCGAGCGTGAACGTTCGCCAATGTATACTGTTGGAGATGTAACTGGAGATGACCGTTTTACATTTGAATCTAAAACCAAAGGCGATAAACCAATGGATTTGGCTTTGAGCGATATTTTTGGAAGTTCTCCAAAAACCATCATGAACGATGTTACAATCGAAAGAAAATACAAGAATCCAAGATATAAAACCAAAAATCTGAAAATCTATCTAAACCAAGTATTACAGTTAGAAGCTGTGGCTTGTAAAGATTGGTTAACGAATAAAGTTGACCGTTGTGTTGGTGGAAAAGTTGCCAAACAACAATGTGTTGGCGCATTACAAATTCCGTTGAATAATGTTGGTGTCATGTCACTTGATTATAACGGAAAAGAAGGAATTGCAACGTCTATTGGACATTCGCCAATTTCTGGATTAATAAATCCTGTGGCTGGAAGTCGTAATTCTATCACTGAAGCGTTAACGAATATAATTTGGGCGCCATTAAAAGATAATTTGCAAAGTGTTTCACTCTCTGCAAACTGGATGTGGCCGTGTAAAAATGAAGGTGAAGATGCGCGTTTATACGAAGCAGTAAAAGCAATTTCTGAGTTTGCTATTGATTTAGGAATCAACGTTCCAACTGGGAAAGATTCCTTATCAATGAAGCAGAAATATACAGATGACGAAGTTATTTCTCCAGGAACAGTTATTATTTCTGCGGCAGGAAATTGTACTGAAATCACGAAAGTAGTAGAACCAGTTTTACAGCAAAATGGCGGAAACATTTACTATATCAATGTTTCTCAGGATGATTTTAAATTAGGTGGAAGTTCTTTCAATCAAACATTAAATGCGATTGGAAACGAAGCACCAAACGTACAAAATGCAGTATTTGTAAAGACGGTTTTCAATACGATTCAAGATTTAATCAAAGAAGATAAAATTGTAGCTGGACACGATGTCGCTTCTGGCGGATTGATTACTACATTATTAGAATTATGTTTTGCCGAAGTAGATTTAGGCGCAGACCTAGATTTGTCAAGCTTAGCAGAAGAAGATTCAATCAAATTATTATTCTCAGAAAATGCAGGAATCGTTTTTCAGGCAAATGAAAGTGTAGAAGAGACTTTAAAAGCCAATAAAATTCAGTTTTTCAATATTGGAACTGTCACAAATACGGCAACTGTCAACATTAAAAATAACGAAGATTCATTTACGTTTGATGTTGCAGAAACGAGAGATGTTTGGTATAAAACCTCTTTCCTACTCGATCAAAAACAAACAGCGAACAATTTAGCGCAAGCGAGATATGACAATTATAAAAATCAACCGTTAACATATACATTTCCGAGTCATTTTACAGGCAAATTACAAGACGTCATTGCGAACGCAGTGAAGCAATCTGCTGCGAATGAAAAGATTACTTCGTCGCAAACTCCTCGTAATGACGGAGAATTAAGACCAAAAGCAGCAATTATTCGTGAGAAAGGTTCAAATTCTGAACGCGAAATGGCAAACGCTATGTATTTGGCTGGTTTTGATGTGAAAGATGTACATATGACTGATTTGATTTCGGGACGAGAAACCTTGGAAGATATTCAATTTATTGGTGCTGTTGGCGGATTTTCAAATTCGGATGTGTTAGGTTCAGCAAAAGGTTGGGCAGGCGCATTTTTGTATAATGAAAAAGCAAATACAGCTTTGAAAAACTTCTTTAAACGAGAAGACACTTTATCTGTTGGAATTTGTAATGGTTGTCAATTGTTTATGGAATTAGAGTTGATGAATCCTGAGCATGAAACGCACGGAAAATTAACGTATAACGATTCTCAAAAACACGAAAGTGCGTTTACTTCTGTGAAGATTCAAGAGAATAATTCGGTGATGCTTTCTTCATTGGCAGGAACAACTTTAGGCGTTTGGATTAGTCATGGAGAAGGAAAATTTGATTTGCCGCTTTCTGAAAAAGAGTATTCAATAGTTGCCAAATATGGGTATGAAAGTTATCCTTCAAACCCAAATGGTTCAGATTTTAATACAGCTATAATGTGTGATGCAACTGGAAGACATTTGGTAACAATGCCACATATTGAACGTTCAACATTTCAGTGGAATTGGGCAAATTATCCGCAAGGACGAAAAGACGAAGTTTCACCTTGGTTGGAAGCGTTTGTGAATGCTAGATTGTGGATTGAAGCGAAGAATAAGTAA
- a CDS encoding DUF4287 domain-containing protein, whose product MDKALETMLANIPEKTGKSLDVWIAILKKQAFSKHSEAVNFLKKTHGVTHGFANTIVHLSKEDKTQTVDLVAVQYEKKQTLKPIYDALKTHIETFGKDIEFAPKKAYVSVRRKKQFAIIQPSTKTRVDLGLNLKGKEAEGVLENSGSFSAMCTHRIRLTTIDDISEEVKNWLKEAYEVAG is encoded by the coding sequence ATGGACAAAGCTCTCGAAACAATGCTCGCAAATATTCCTGAAAAAACAGGGAAATCATTAGACGTATGGATTGCAATTCTAAAAAAACAAGCATTTTCAAAACATTCTGAAGCTGTTAATTTTCTTAAAAAAACACACGGCGTCACACATGGTTTTGCCAATACAATTGTGCATCTATCTAAAGAAGACAAAACGCAAACTGTAGATTTGGTTGCTGTTCAATACGAGAAAAAACAAACATTAAAACCTATTTATGACGCTTTAAAAACACATATAGAAACCTTTGGAAAAGACATTGAATTCGCTCCAAAAAAAGCATATGTTAGTGTTCGTAGAAAAAAGCAATTCGCTATCATTCAACCATCTACCAAAACACGTGTTGATCTCGGTTTAAATCTAAAAGGAAAAGAAGCAGAAGGCGTTTTAGAAAACTCTGGAAGTTTCAGCGCGATGTGTACGCACAGAATCCGATTGACAACTATTGACGATATTTCTGAAGAAGTAAAAAACTGGCTCAAGGAAGCGTATGAAGTTGCTGGGTAA
- a CDS encoding bestrophin family protein, which produces MYTRRIFPVTTVLKWTRRHIFLFLILATIPVILFDVIGIKWFRVPWLPLGVLGTAVAFIVSFKNNASYDRLWEARKIWGGIVNTSRSFTIMVKDYITNDFAIDNSSESELKSIKRELVHRHIAWLTALRYQMRKEKPWEKHLKNTRSNREFRSRKYLVCEDEQPISEIIKPYISQKEYDEVFAKGNQASQLLGIQSKRLKELKQKGLLDDFRHMEMTNLIVELYTLQGKSERIKNFPYPRQFATLNYIFVWIFIILLPFGIMEGFEAIGDHISRDLASHTSTTSAVHKFQEFIARHFEWFSIPFSTLLAWVFHTMETIGENTENPFEGSPNDVPITDMSRGIEIDIRELIDDTDIPAPYEWKNHIVM; this is translated from the coding sequence ATGTATACAAGAAGAATATTTCCTGTGACAACTGTTTTGAAATGGACGCGTCGTCATATTTTTTTATTTCTCATTTTAGCCACTATTCCTGTGATTTTGTTTGATGTTATTGGAATAAAATGGTTCAGAGTTCCTTGGTTGCCATTAGGTGTTTTGGGTACTGCCGTTGCTTTTATTGTCAGTTTTAAGAATAATGCTTCGTATGATCGGTTGTGGGAAGCCCGAAAAATTTGGGGCGGAATTGTAAATACGTCACGTTCGTTTACGATTATGGTGAAAGATTATATTACGAATGATTTTGCAATTGATAATTCCAGCGAAAGCGAACTAAAAAGTATAAAACGCGAATTGGTACACAGACATATAGCTTGGTTAACAGCGTTGCGGTATCAGATGCGAAAAGAGAAACCGTGGGAAAAACATTTGAAGAATACACGATCTAATAGAGAGTTTCGTTCTAGAAAATATTTAGTGTGTGAAGATGAGCAACCAATTTCAGAAATCATTAAACCTTATATTTCACAGAAAGAATATGATGAAGTTTTTGCGAAAGGAAATCAAGCTTCGCAATTACTAGGAATCCAATCCAAACGCTTGAAAGAGTTGAAACAGAAAGGATTGTTGGATGATTTTCGTCATATGGAAATGACTAATTTAATTGTAGAGTTATACACGTTACAAGGAAAGAGTGAACGAATTAAGAATTTTCCATATCCGCGTCAATTTGCAACGTTAAATTATATTTTTGTTTGGATTTTTATTATTTTGTTGCCTTTTGGGATTATGGAAGGTTTTGAAGCTATTGGAGATCATATTTCACGAGATTTGGCTTCGCATACTTCAACTACTTCAGCAGTGCATAAATTTCAAGAGTTTATAGCAAGGCATTTTGAATGGTTTTCTATTCCATTTAGTACATTGTTAGCTTGGGTTTTTCATACTATGGAAACTATTGGCGAGAATACTGAAAATCCATTTGAGGGCAGTCCAAACGATGTTCCTATTACCGATATGAGCAGAGGAATTGAGATTGATATTAGAGAATTGATTGATGATACAGATATTCCTGCGCCATACGAATGGAAGAATCATATTGTAATGTAA
- a CDS encoding carbonic anhydrase → MKDQKGKLKCKDVEDVVYTDAPEKILKRLECGNKRFMKDKLTNENQGSKQREKWNTTQEPFAIVLSCADSRVVPELVFDTGLGELFVVRVAGNIANTDSIASIEYAVAVLGCKLIVVLGHEGCGAVGAAMKGDDLGYNLNHLLAQISPAVKSCGCDAPKDDVIVENALHAAEQLVSRSEIISNAVGTSGVKIHTGYYHLESGKVDFDKKSPCRKKNDA, encoded by the coding sequence ATGAAAGATCAAAAAGGAAAATTAAAATGCAAAGATGTAGAAGATGTAGTATATACTGATGCGCCAGAAAAAATATTGAAACGTTTAGAATGTGGAAATAAACGTTTTATGAAAGATAAATTAACAAATGAAAATCAAGGTAGTAAACAACGTGAAAAGTGGAATACAACGCAAGAGCCTTTTGCTATTGTATTGAGTTGTGCAGATAGTAGAGTAGTGCCAGAACTTGTTTTTGATACAGGTTTGGGAGAATTGTTTGTAGTGCGTGTTGCAGGAAATATTGCCAATACAGATTCCATTGCAAGTATAGAATATGCAGTTGCTGTTTTAGGATGTAAACTTATTGTCGTATTAGGTCATGAAGGTTGTGGCGCAGTTGGCGCAGCAATGAAAGGAGATGATTTAGGTTATAATTTGAATCATTTGTTAGCACAAATTTCACCTGCAGTTAAATCATGTGGATGTGATGCTCCTAAAGATGATGTAATTGTTGAAAACGCGTTGCATGCGGCTGAACAGTTAGTGAGTCGTTCTGAAATTATTAGCAATGCAGTTGGTACATCAGGAGTTAAGATTCATACAGGTTATTATCATTTAGAGAGTGGAAAAGTAGATTTTGATAAAAAGTCGCCTTGTAGAAAGAAGAATGATGCTTGA
- the fumC gene encoding class II fumarate hydratase — MEYRIEKDTMGEVQVPSDKLWGAQTERSRNNFKIGAPASMPLEVVYGFAYLKKAAAFTNCELGVLPIEKRDLIAQVCEEILEGKHDDQFPLVIWQTGSGTQSNMNVNEVIANRAHQIAGNVVGKGEKTIQPNDDVNKSQSSNDTFPTGMHIAAYKKIVENTIPSVSQLRDTLKKKSEEFKDVVKIGRTHLMDATPLTLGQEFSGYVSQLNHGLKALENTLPHLSELALGGSAVGTGLNTPKGYAKRVSEFIARFTDLPFVTAENKFEALAAHDAMVETHGALKQLAVSLNKIANDIRLMASGPRSGIGELIIPANEPGSSIMPGKVNPTQCEAITMVCAQVMGNDVAIAVGGMQGHYELNVFKPMMIANLLQSAQLIGDACASFNEHCASGIEPNLPRINELVNNSLMLVTALNTKIGYYKAAEIANTAHQNGTTLREEAVNLGYVTPEEYDEWVKPENMVGTLK; from the coding sequence ATGGAATATAGAATAGAGAAAGATACAATGGGCGAAGTACAAGTTCCTTCAGATAAACTTTGGGGAGCACAAACAGAACGTTCTAGAAATAATTTTAAAATTGGCGCGCCAGCAAGTATGCCATTAGAAGTTGTGTACGGATTTGCATATTTGAAGAAAGCTGCAGCGTTTACAAACTGTGAATTAGGTGTGTTACCAATTGAAAAGAGAGATTTAATTGCACAAGTTTGCGAGGAAATCTTAGAAGGAAAACACGACGATCAGTTTCCGTTAGTCATTTGGCAAACAGGTTCTGGAACGCAGTCAAACATGAATGTGAATGAAGTAATTGCCAACAGAGCGCATCAAATAGCAGGAAATGTTGTTGGTAAAGGCGAAAAAACAATTCAGCCAAATGATGATGTAAACAAATCACAATCTTCAAACGATACATTTCCAACAGGAATGCACATTGCAGCGTATAAAAAAATTGTAGAAAACACAATTCCAAGTGTTTCGCAATTAAGAGATACATTAAAAAAGAAATCAGAAGAATTTAAAGATGTTGTAAAAATTGGAAGAACACACTTAATGGACGCAACGCCGTTAACACTAGGACAAGAATTCTCTGGTTATGTTTCACAATTAAATCACGGTTTAAAAGCCCTAGAAAATACATTACCGCACTTAAGTGAATTGGCGCTTGGTGGAAGTGCTGTTGGAACGGGATTAAACACTCCAAAAGGATATGCAAAACGCGTTTCTGAATTCATCGCACGTTTTACAGATTTACCTTTTGTTACTGCTGAAAATAAATTTGAAGCCTTAGCTGCGCATGATGCAATGGTAGAAACACACGGCGCACTAAAACAATTAGCCGTTTCGTTGAATAAAATAGCAAATGACATTCGTTTAATGGCTTCTGGACCGCGTTCAGGAATTGGCGAATTGATCATTCCTGCAAACGAACCTGGAAGTTCTATTATGCCCGGAAAAGTAAATCCAACACAATGTGAAGCTATTACAATGGTTTGCGCGCAAGTGATGGGAAATGATGTTGCGATTGCTGTTGGCGGAATGCAAGGTCATTATGAACTAAATGTTTTTAAACCAATGATGATTGCCAACTTATTACAATCGGCACAATTAATTGGTGATGCATGTGCAAGTTTTAATGAACATTGTGCGTCTGGAATTGAGCCAAATCTTCCAAGAATCAACGAATTGGTAAACAACTCATTAATGTTAGTTACTGCATTGAACACAAAAATTGGATATTACAAAGCTGCCGAAATTGCAAATACAGCACATCAAAACGGAACTACATTACGTGAAGAAGCTGTCAATTTAGGATATGTAACTCCAGAAGAATATGACGAATGGGTAAAACCAGAAAATATGGTAGGTACGTTAAAATAA
- a CDS encoding metallophosphoesterase, whose translation MKNKYLYTLLICVLFFGCKHDTTKCVPCPECTKPHVEDVVVTTTTTSKFLALSDVHIDGNLPQTRFEKKGKTDSSVTSDTLWQRTKAKIESVAKAENPKFMVYLGDLPGYDDSERRNNTHLMLQNLRNLEVNVPILYLPGNNDSLEGDYYSFSNDSLNTVLNEDADASNPWPIINSKSSTIQVKNLDDNQKQFGYYSVDLIDGTNTLKVIALNTVIFCAQGNHRYIDSDGVSQQKATQDQMTWLETKLNSLGTNDRVIIMMHIPIGIDGFSGKQMWKNDLEFIDKSGNKQTLYNGFLDLIAAHQTNIVGILNGHTHTDGLRRLYTSDAKSAMTTFSVSTPGIAVNHGNNPSFKTFTYDTTTFDLLDFETYYASPTVHKTYKHSTHLKNTDFKFLDASSYTFQQSYKVSTPTQTIFNTLEKQPKDSLVKFVNSTLGAKSNQNSKLKHPEAVNVYKN comes from the coding sequence ATGAAAAATAAGTATCTATACACATTATTAATTTGCGTATTATTTTTTGGATGTAAACATGATACTACAAAATGTGTTCCGTGTCCAGAATGTACAAAACCTCATGTTGAAGATGTTGTGGTAACTACAACAACTACGTCAAAATTTTTAGCATTATCAGATGTACATATTGATGGAAATTTGCCTCAAACTCGATTTGAAAAAAAAGGTAAAACAGATAGTAGTGTAACAAGTGATACGCTTTGGCAACGGACCAAGGCTAAGATTGAAAGTGTAGCGAAAGCTGAAAATCCAAAATTTATGGTGTATTTGGGCGATTTGCCAGGATATGATGATAGTGAAAGAAGAAATAATACACATTTAATGCTACAAAATTTACGAAACCTAGAGGTAAATGTTCCAATTTTGTATTTACCAGGAAATAATGACTCTTTAGAAGGCGATTATTATTCTTTTAGTAATGATTCTTTGAATACGGTATTGAATGAAGATGCAGATGCATCAAATCCTTGGCCAATTATTAATAGTAAATCATCAACAATTCAAGTTAAAAATCTTGATGATAATCAAAAACAGTTTGGTTATTATTCGGTTGATTTAATAGATGGAACAAATACTTTAAAAGTGATTGCGCTGAATACCGTAATTTTTTGTGCTCAAGGGAATCATAGATATATTGACAGTGATGGCGTATCACAACAAAAAGCAACGCAAGACCAAATGACTTGGTTAGAAACAAAACTGAATAGTTTAGGAACGAATGATCGGGTGATAATTATGATGCATATTCCTATAGGAATAGATGGATTTAGTGGAAAACAAATGTGGAAAAATGATCTTGAATTCATTGATAAGTCAGGAAACAAACAGACATTATATAATGGTTTTTTAGATTTAATTGCCGCACATCAAACTAATATTGTAGGCATATTAAACGGACATACACATACAGATGGTTTGCGAAGATTGTATACTTCTGATGCTAAAAGTGCGATGACGACATTCTCTGTTTCAACTCCTGGAATTGCAGTAAATCATGGAAACAATCCGTCTTTTAAAACATTTACATACGATACAACTACATTTGATTTACTAGATTTTGAAACCTATTATGCTTCGCCAACAGTGCATAAAACGTATAAACATAGTACACATTTGAAAAATACTGATTTTAAATTTTTAGATGCATCTTCATATACATTTCAACAATCGTATAAAGTTAGCACTCCAACACAGACTATCTTTAATACCTTAGAAAAACAACCAAAAGATTCTTTAGTAAAGTTTGTAAATAGTACGCTAGGAGCAAAAAGTAATCAAAACTCAAAACTTAAACATCCTGAAGCAGTAAATGTGTATAAAAACTAA